From one Rhizobium rosettiformans genomic stretch:
- the rpsA gene encoding 30S ribosomal protein S1, with product MSVSTPSREDFAALLEESFAKTDLAEGYVAKGIITAIEKDVAIVDVGLKVEGRIALKEFGARAKDGTLKVGDEVEVYVERIENALGEAVLSREKARREESWIKLEAKFEAGERVEGVIFNQVKGGFTVDLDGAVAFLPRSQVDIRPIRDVTPLMHNPQPFEILKMDKRRGNIVVSRRTVLEESRAEQRSEIVQNLEEGQVVDGVVKNITDYGAFVDLGGIDGLLHVTDMAWRRVNHPSEILSIGQSVKVQIIRINQETHRISLGMKQLESDPWDGIAAKYPVGKKISGTVTNITDYGAFVELEPGIEGLIHISEMSWTKKNVHPGKILSTTQDVDVVVLEVDPSKRRISLGLKQTLENPWQAFAFSHPAGTEVEGEVKNKTEFGLFIGLEGDVDGMVHLSDLDWNRPGEQVIEEFNKGDMVKAVVLDVDVEKERISLGIKQLGRDAVGEAATSGELRKNAVVSCEVIGINDGGVEVKLVSHEDITSFIRRNDLARDRDDQRPERFSVGQVFDARVTNFSKKDRKVMLSIKALEIAEEKEAVAQFGSSDSGASLGDILGAALKNRNND from the coding sequence ATGTCTGTTTCTACCCCGTCGCGTGAGGACTTTGCAGCCCTCCTCGAAGAATCCTTTGCCAAGACCGATCTGGCAGAAGGCTATGTTGCCAAGGGCATCATCACGGCCATCGAGAAGGACGTCGCCATCGTTGACGTCGGCCTCAAGGTCGAAGGCCGCATTGCGCTGAAGGAATTCGGTGCACGCGCCAAGGACGGCACGCTCAAGGTCGGCGACGAAGTCGAAGTTTACGTCGAGCGCATCGAAAACGCTCTCGGCGAAGCTGTTCTGTCGCGCGAAAAGGCTCGTCGCGAAGAAAGCTGGATCAAGCTCGAAGCCAAGTTCGAAGCTGGCGAGCGCGTTGAAGGCGTTATCTTCAACCAGGTCAAGGGCGGCTTCACGGTCGATCTCGACGGCGCCGTTGCCTTCCTTCCGCGTTCGCAGGTGGACATCCGTCCGATCCGCGACGTGACCCCGCTGATGCACAACCCGCAGCCCTTCGAAATCCTCAAGATGGACAAGCGTCGCGGCAACATCGTTGTTTCGCGTCGTACGGTTCTCGAAGAGTCGCGCGCCGAGCAGCGTTCGGAAATCGTGCAGAACCTCGAAGAAGGCCAGGTTGTTGACGGCGTCGTCAAGAACATCACCGATTACGGTGCGTTCGTTGACCTCGGCGGCATCGACGGCCTGCTGCACGTGACCGACATGGCATGGCGCCGCGTCAACCATCCTTCGGAAATCCTGTCCATCGGCCAGTCGGTCAAGGTTCAGATCATCCGTATCAACCAGGAAACGCACCGCATCTCGCTCGGCATGAAGCAGCTCGAGTCGGATCCGTGGGATGGCATCGCTGCCAAGTACCCGGTTGGCAAGAAGATCTCCGGTACCGTGACGAACATCACCGACTACGGTGCATTCGTCGAGCTGGAGCCGGGCATCGAAGGCCTGATCCACATCTCGGAAATGTCCTGGACGAAGAAGAACGTTCATCCCGGCAAGATCCTTTCGACCACGCAGGACGTCGACGTTGTCGTTCTGGAAGTCGATCCGTCCAAGCGCCGTATCTCGCTCGGTCTCAAGCAGACCCTCGAGAACCCGTGGCAGGCATTTGCCTTCAGCCATCCGGCCGGCACTGAAGTCGAAGGCGAAGTCAAGAACAAGACCGAGTTCGGCCTGTTCATCGGCCTCGAAGGCGACGTGGACGGCATGGTTCACCTCTCCGACCTCGACTGGAACCGTCCGGGCGAGCAGGTCATCGAAGAGTTCAACAAGGGTGACATGGTCAAGGCCGTCGTTCTCGATGTTGACGTCGAGAAGGAACGCATCTCGCTCGGCATCAAGCAGCTCGGCCGCGACGCTGTCGGCGAAGCCGCAACTTCGGGCGAACTGCGCAAGAACGCTGTCGTCTCGTGCGAAGTCATCGGCATCAATGATGGTGGCGTCGAAGTGAAGCTCGTCAGCCACGAAGACATCACGTCCTTCATCCGCCGCAACGACCTGGCCCGCGATCGTGACGATCAGCGTCCGGAGCGTTTCTCGGTTGGTCAGGTTTTTGACGCCCGCGTCACCAACTTCTCCAAGAAGGACCGCAAGGTCATGCTGTCGATCAAGGCTCTCGAGATCGCAGAAGAGAAGGAAGCCGTTGCTCAGTTCGGTTCGTCCGACTCGGGCGCTTCGCTCGGCGACATCCTGGGTGCTGCCCTGAAGAACCGCAACAACGACTAA
- the cmk gene encoding (d)CMP kinase → MIIAIDGPAAAGKGTLSRQIAETYGFHHLDTGLTYRATAKALLDAGLPLDDETVAERMALAVELAGLDRDVLSAHEIGEAASKIAVMPAVRRALVEAQRAFSRRAPGTVLDGRDIGTVVCPDAPVKLYVTASPEVRARRRHDEILSKGGSADFDSIFADVKKRDERDMGRADSPLKPAEDAHLLDTSEMSIEAAFLAAKALVDAALTK, encoded by the coding sequence ATGATCATCGCCATCGACGGGCCGGCCGCCGCCGGCAAGGGGACGCTGTCGCGCCAGATCGCGGAGACCTACGGATTCCATCATCTCGACACGGGGCTCACCTATCGCGCAACGGCCAAGGCCCTGCTCGACGCCGGACTGCCCCTCGACGATGAAACGGTGGCAGAGCGCATGGCGCTTGCCGTGGAGCTCGCCGGGTTGGACCGCGACGTTCTTTCGGCGCACGAGATCGGCGAAGCGGCCTCGAAGATCGCGGTCATGCCAGCCGTACGTCGCGCCCTCGTCGAGGCACAGCGCGCCTTCTCGAGGCGCGCGCCCGGCACTGTGCTCGACGGTCGCGATATCGGCACCGTCGTCTGCCCGGACGCTCCGGTCAAACTCTACGTGACGGCGTCGCCCGAGGTTCGCGCCAGACGCCGCCATGACGAGATCCTGTCGAAGGGCGGCAGCGCCGATTTCGACTCGATCTTCGCCGACGTGAAGAAACGCGATGAGCGGGACATGGGACGGGCCGACAGCCCATTGAAACCAGCTGAAGACGCGCACTTGCTAGATACTTCCGAAATGAGTATAGAGGCCGCATTCTTGGCGGCGAAGGCTCTCGTCGACGCTGCCCTGACGAAATGA